In Myotis daubentonii chromosome 11, mMyoDau2.1, whole genome shotgun sequence, the genomic window ACACTACCCTTTGAAAGTAAAAACTATAGCTTTTAAAAAGCTCTTTAATAATAcctgttttagaaaaaaaaaaacaccttcaagCATTGTTTACTCAGTTCTTTGATAATATCTCTCCTTCCAGTCTAGTCATTACCTCGAACttaaaaaaggcaaaatgaaatttaaaacaatttggaTGCTTACAGGCAAGTGAAGGGGGAAAGTGAAGTTGAGGAACAGAGAGTAATGGTTCAAGTATCATTTCTGTGAAATTGGGATGTTACTCCTGTGTACATTATTCTCTATTTGATAAGAAGGGAAGAATAAGAGGTTGCTccagaacaaaaaaataatacaaaacaaaaaacttctgtaACTAGGACAttggtaaaaaaaattttaaaaaaatatgtacaggCTGATGAATACTACCATATAAGTTAATCAAACATTTTATTATAGAGCATATCTTTATATCAAAAGCACAAAAGAGTTTTATTTGGAAAACCGGTAAGATTGTGATGTTACATAAGTATGATTCAATAATTCCAGTCCATTTCTATGGGTACTAAGTGCCTTATCACCCCAGTTAGTAAAAACAAGGTGCAAATGAGGCCATGGTTACAGGTCTGATCATCATATGGGTCCCTTAGCAATATTTGGTTTTACAAGTTGAGACATGTATACCTAATCTCAGTCATCTTCCAAATGTTTGCTACTAGTCTCAATGGGATTGAACCAAAGACTATACCCAATACAAATCAAAGCTCATATGTTCCTATAAGTCAGAAGATTAATCCTCACATAATGATAGCATAATTAGCACTATCATCtaattctaaataaaatgaaTCACCAAACATCCTCTCATATTTGAACTGAATTATATTGGAAGTAGTAAAACTCAGCAGCATTCTATGGTAACTGAGCTAGAGAGAGAAATGACAAATGCAGTAGAAGCTATCATTATCCACAAGGAATACCAAATTTGTAGAAGTAAATAGTTGGCAACTCGAGGCAGTTAGCTCTACAAGatttctcttgctttttaaaaaagtccttATTTTAGCTACATCAGGGTGAAATGAACaataaacctaattttaaaaatcagatttttctTCCTGTTTGTTCTTACAGGccattaatattcttttaaaacttgctccctgagaggtcccagactatGTCAAGTAAAGAAATTAAGAGTGAGCTTGAAGttggttttattaaaaaacaaaacaaaaaaacccctctaAATTagctttttcactttttaaatcacTATATCCCTTACTATTAAAAAAGTCGACAGGGTAAAATCAACTTCTAAGGAATACAGTTTTGAGAATACTTAAGGGGTTAATTTATTATCTATATAAATTTGGTATTAGGGTCAAGAATCTAACTGATGGTGCCCAAAGTACAAACATATGATTATTATAAGGGAAagaatgttttaatttgtatcacCAAGCTTATTTAATAAAGTAGATTATCAACTACTGATTTATTGCTTTTAATATGATAAAACACCAGATGTGACAGCTAAATTAGCAGTAGGATGCAAggacatttttatctttaatcaTTTTTGTAGAGTAGGGCATGTATACATCCATGTAAAAAGAGACTGTAGCAGATGCCTCCTAGAATCAACCAGTTCTTGTAAACATTGCATTTGTGCAGATTTTCATACTTTGATTCCAAAATTAAGAACAATAAGATTAAAGGCAAATTTAGTAGCAAAAAAACAAAGTCCAGTTTGACTTCTTGCAACATATGGTACCACTCCTCTCTTcagaaaaaagaaccaaaacaaaaaaatctagcagcgcataaaaaaatttttacaaaaCATTTCAGTACTCTTTTCCCCTCCCATCAAAAACCGAACAAAAATAAAGTGCAGCACCCATAAAAGTGTCAAGAAAATAGCCAAGTTCTTCCTTTCTTGTAACAAAATAGTACTTGGCCTCAGCAGTCTTAACCAAATTATACAGTGTCCATCATTTTGGATTCATCATCTTCTTTATGTACCACTGAGTTTAAACTGCAGAGAGCTGTATTGATAGAATACTGAAGATAATCTGGATTCTGAAAAGAAAAGTATAGAGAAGAAACAATAGATGATAACTAGTTTATGCCagtatatgcacatacacactcaGCTACACATTCTGTTTTTCTCTGCAGTGTAGGAGAGTGGGCAAGAAAGACTTTGAAGTCAACCcaagataaagagaaagaaagaaatagactaTTACCACTTAATCCAGAGATGTGAAAGACAAAAAGATGTATAtgaaaaatacaaatgtaaaaaacacttttttttcttttaataaaactgtataattttaattatttaattatacaaGGCTACATCTTCCTTGTAATTATATGTAGCtattgataatttaaaatataaatggcttTAAATCAGAAATGTATTTTGAAGATTATCATCTAATTAGAATAGTAAAAATGCAACACTTGAATAAGGAAAAATGTATATACTGAGTAAAAATTATAGCTATCTTAAGAGTTTATTTTGGTTTCTCAAAGGTTAAAACAAACTGAAGTGAGAAATCTTAACTCTTTTGAGAGGTACTCagactcatattttaaaaattgtgtaaaaGAACAGTTTAATTTaggttttagttattttttagaCATAAGAACAACTCATAAATGTTCTATTTGTCCATTTCTAAAACTAGAAACAGAAAACCTTAttcaatgaatgcaaaaataaaaccacTGAGTGTTAAAGCACAATGAATAGTGACATAAGCCCTTAAGACCTAGTTTAGATAATTCTTCCCCAAGAATTCTATTTTCTCTACTCAATTGTTCTGAGTATCTGCCAGCAACTTAAAAGTTTTACTACCTATCACCTAGTTTCATtgatttaatttaataaacacCAGTGAGGAAAATAGTCCAAACAGGGGATAGATGTTTCAAACCTCCCTATCCCATAGGGAGGCAGGTTTTCAAAAGATCCTCTAAGTAAAAATACAAtacttggccctagctggtttggctcagaggatagagcatcagcctatggactgaagggtcccgggttcaattctggtcaagggcacatgccagccctaaccggtttggctcagtggatagagcatcggcctgcagactgaagggtcccaggttcgattctggtcaagggcatgtaccttggttgcaggcacatcctcagtagggagtgtgcaggaggcagctgatcaatggttctctctcgtcgatgtttctaactctctatccctctcccctcctctctgtaaaaaatcaataaaatatatatattttttaaaagggcacatgccagggttgtgggcccaatccccagtagggggcatgcaggaggcagcctatcaatgattctctcatctttgatgtttccaaatctctctccttctcccttgctctttgaaatcaataaaaatacatgttaaaaaaatacaatactttgtgatttttttactttaaaagtaaaaaagctAGCCATAAGTTGGATTATTCCCAATCAGGTCTTTATGAAGGAAGTGGCACTAATAACTGACTGAGGTGTGTAATACTAAACATTGAACCCCAATCCTGCCTCTATCACTTaatgcaaacctcagagagaaaataatttatcacAACTTAATAGAATTAAAAGCTAGCATATAGGATAAGCCTAATAGTAACTATTACATATTTCTTTATCAAGAGGCCTTGTTTTAGTTTactcaaacaaaaatatttggcttatttctcaagattgttatcaatctaaaaaatgaaattagccctggccggtttggctcagtggatagagtgtcggcctgtggcagaagggtcccagattcgattccggtcaagggcgcatgcctgggttgcgggctaggtccctggtggggagcatgcacgaggcagccggtcaatgactctcgtcattgatgtttctaactctctctccctctcccttcttctctgaaagcaataaaaatatatttaatttaaaaaattaaaagctaaaGTGTTACCCAAGTTTAAATtgtgtaaaaattattaatactCGCATTACATTACTCACTCTCTACAGAAATAGAATGCTAAGATCCAATTCCAAAGTTCTTCAGAACAAAAGTCTCTTTAAAGACCAGGCTCCAGTTGTCCTTGAGAGTTGCCTAAGAAGTTTCTCCAGAACTCATCTAACCCATCTTCCTAAGAACTGTGTACACCTAACCATAATCTATACTTAAATTCCACTGATTACCCCATATTCTCATCTAGTAACGTTCTCAACATATTTCTTGTCCCAATGACCAGTTCTTCCCATTTCTTGTCCTATTTCTTGTATATGATTCAACAACAATTATGGTATGGATGAATGAGCAGTGAAGTAGGATAGAAATTCAGGATTAGAATATTAGCTCTATCATTTACTGTATTGACttcaggcaaattacttaattcTCCAGTTTATCCATAATATGAATGAAGAAGAATCATAGGGCTTTTGAGATCATTAAGTGATACAACATATAAGAGTGTTTTGCAACCTATAAACTGATATAATAAAAATGGGGTGTTGTTATGGTAAGCTTTTCTTCCAAATCTTCTCTCAGCCGACAACTTAGCCCCACAGGTTGCCTCTCATCATATTTCCCTCACCAGTTGACAGTCCTGTGCATCTAGCTGAAATCTTATCCAGCCCTTCTCTCCCTCAGAAGGAGTAAACTGGGATGCTCTTCTCCCAGCATgatgaattaaatataaataacccTGGTAATGTCAGCAATTCAAAACTGTCAAAATTGTATAGGCCCAGGTCCTCAGTCAAAATTACTGCCAATGGATACCTAGCAGCAGATCTTAGTTGCTATTTGATACATAGAACAAGAACTTACTTCTCTCAAACTGGAAATAACTTTTGGATAATATAATATCTCATGATATTTTAACATGTATCTTTCCCTCTTATGTTAGAATCAATGATAtccttcaaaaaaattttttctttacattcaTTATGTGACTTCTTAATTTTAAGTTTCTACATTGAACTTGATAGTGACTTAGTCATAAAATTACCTTAGAAAGACTATTTCTCTGTGGGCtcaaggaaatgaagagaaaatcaTCACTATATTTAAACAGCAATAAGAGATAATTCATGGGACAAATCAAGGGGGAATATTACTTGTTTAACTATGGGTAACATAACTAATTATTTAAAAGTCAGATTTTGATTATTTCCATCCTTCAGAATAACATTTTTGGCTGACCTAAATGTGACCAATTGCTTTCCTAAATTGTCCCTTTGTTTTACAATACATGTGACAACTGAAATGGTAAAATTAGAGAGACATAAGgtcaagatattgaaaatctcaATACCTgctttatgaaatttaaaaataaacacagggcTCTCCTCACATTGTCTTCTGAATGAGAATTTCCTTTTCACTGTGTAGGCAACAGACTAAACTTTAAGCTAAAGCTGGTCTTAAAATCTTGGGACCTGGAAATGAGAGATTACTGGGCTCAATTAAAATCCTACTAAAGTCAAAATGAGCATCAACTTTCTAATGATAATTTAAAATCACAATCCTAGACAGATAGGGAGTCTAACCTCCTCTTCTTTTTGACATAAACGTTAGTGACATAGTTGATCTAACAGCCAACTTCAAAGAAGCTCAAACAGGTGGCCTATATTATCAGAAAGAACAGCTTAGCATAAGCTATGTTATTGTGGATTTAAAATGTTACACCTGGTAGGCAACATCAACAATTAGCAATACTAAATAAACTCATGCAACACCTTGGTTGCCAACTGGATGTATGCTTTGAACCTAATTCACTTCAATAAATTCTTAAACAGTATAGATctactcagaaaaaaatgtttctcagaGCTATCTTGAGAAGTTTATGATTGAAATGATAAATAGCTAACACTTGCCCTTAAGAATGATCAATAGCTAACACTTGCCCTTAAGTTGTGCTTAGGTACAACTCATCTCTTCTATTTTAAAAGAGTAGAATTTGGTGTTTCTTTAAATACCGAAGAAATGGAAGAGATTTAGTGCCAAAACATGGCATGAAATGTAACTCCATGTTCTCTTCTGAGGTAAGAATATTTAGAATGGTCACAcctagcctggcctgcatggcttaatggttgagtggcaacttatgaaccaggaggtcacagattgattcccgatcagggcacatgcctaggttgtgggctcaatccccagtaggaggtgtgcaggaggcagctgatcaatgattctctctcatcattgatgtttttatctctctcttcctctctgaaataaataaaaaaccatattttaaaaaatggccacaCCTATATTACATATAAGAAGAATAgtctaaaagaacaaaaattatgtgaactatacatttataaataaacatttgCTTTTCCAACTTACCTGTGGTAAGGATTCTAATAAACCTATAGATCCAACACCAGAATGGAGAACATGATTCTGAACTGTCATAGGTTGAAAACTTGGTGATTGAGAATAAAGTCTGACTCTTGATTTGAAAGCTTCAAGTTCGTTTTTGAATGCTTCAAAATAACCTTCTTCCTCTGCCTAGAAAACACAATATAAAGACTGGTTTTGAAGACTTCTAGACCACACAGTAAATTCTAACAAGCATCTATTAGGTCTGGAAAGAGGAAGTAAAGATGAGGTGAATAGTTTAAAAGTAGAAACCACCAAGTTCCCTGTTAGATTTGTGAAAACTTaccattttataaaacaaactaATAAACGATCCCTCTTTAAACATACACAAATATAACAAAAGAAAGTaggcttttttctgttttttcccttGATTTATCTGAATTCTTGACAGGATTCAAAATAGTCCTAATTTATTCTCTCAcgctcttctctcctcttcccattGCCAAGCAACAATCAAGGAATACTCTTAAAAACCTTATAATTCTCCACCAAATAATAAGGGGACACTATTACCTGTTTCTAGTAATTCTCTAATTCTATACTCCTTATCTGTAAAAGTCATGAAAACCAAGACAGACACAACACACAATTTcattatggaaatattttaatgttttagttAAGCAAGTACCTTTTTTCTGAcattacagaaagagaaaagtacaATGAGTTTAATGAGGTATAATATAAGCAAAATTCCCAATACAAAATATCCTGTTGGAAATAGCCTCCATTTATAAATGTTTCCAATGCAGATCAAGAATTACAGTGCCGATTCTACACTAACAGAACACAGGCTTTAAGTTCAAGTGGTGGAAGAGATTTTGTCAGTCTCATTCCTTAATATCACTGGGCCCATTTGTCTGCAAtgctatctttaaaaatatgtttttatttagagagagagaggaagggagacggatagagagatagaaacatcaatgagagaggaacatcatcaattggctgcctctagcacacacccctactggggattgagcccacaacccggatatatgctctgaccaggaatcgaactagcaacctcttagttcctggatcgatgctcaaccactgagccacaccagcaggttaatgctatatttttttaaatgtagtttacGTTGTGTAACTAGATTAAAACCTGTGGATTAGTTATTAACATCAGTATCTATACAGATAATGCAGAAAATGTTCTATGCTGCCATTCTATCTTTTTACAAATTTAGAATTATTTAAGTATATTATAGCATTTCACTTTGGCCAATATATGGTACTTGTGTGGACATATGGAATGTTAGTCTTTATATCCCCAAAATAATCTTTCTGAAAATGTTATGCAATAAACTATTAAAGGAATCAAGTAACACAATTGCTGGTCTTCCTGCATGCCTAAGACCTAGGGATTTAGATCTAGAGAGATTTGACTGATTTTTATTAAAGTAACCTATAGGTCACTTACTTAATTCTTCTATACTAATTTCCTCACTTATAAAAGAGAATAAGCCTTATAAAATGTTATGAGGATTTAAGAAGTTAATCCATGAAAAGTGCTTATAATAGTACCTGGTACAAAGTAAGCACCCATGAAAgttattctttaatttaaaaaattattatgaacAGTGTTAAGATCTAAAGACTTCAGTGTCTTTCAGTTCAATTCTGTCAAATTAAATATCAAAGAATATACATAGTGTGGCTATGTTCCATTATCCTATTAAGCACAAGTTCAAACATAGCCATTAAtgtaagataaaaaagaaaaaaattttttttgatgcCTATGTGATAAGTGAAATTTTAGAATAGTCATCAGAAACCTAGCTAAAATACCAACTCAATCATTTACTCATTAAAACTCTACTATTTTGGGGAAATTTCCCATTTAGGTTACACTTTAGAAGAGTTTAGAACATTTAAGGTAGGACTACCAccatcttaatattttctttttaatttaaaatacaatggCATCTTTAATTTATAAGAGGAAatatgttcattaaaaaaatcatttataattCCACCACCCACGTATAATCAAAGTTAAACTTTTGGTATATTTccttctaacttttttttttttttaatatattttattgatttttcacaggaagggagagagatagttagaaacatggatgagagagaaacatccatcagctgcctcctgcacacctcccactgggaatgtgcccgcaacccaggtacatgcccttgaccgggatcgaacctgggacccttcagtccgcaggccgacgctccatccactgagccaaaccggcttcggctcctTCTAACTTTTAATTATGTATACTAAATGTGCCATGTGTGCAAGAGCatgttaaaatatatgtatagtttATTGGGCAAAACCCACTATATACCTAACACAAATTAGGAAATAGATCATTGCTATTTAGTACCTTAAAATCAGTTCCCAAAAGcattcccactctctctctctgaggttACCATTATTGTGATTTGTCTTCATTACTCCTATACCTCTTTAGTTTTACTGCTTATCTATGTGTACCGTAACAATATATTGTTTAGTTCTGCTTGTTTTTGAACTAGATATATCATCATTCTGTAGCCTGTTTTTactttcttgctttttatttgCACTGATGCTGGCTCATTCTACTGTTAACAGACATCTGGGTTGTTCCCAGGCTTTTTGCTGTTATGAACAATTCTGCTATAAACAATTCTGCTAGTGCACATCTATTCAAGTTTCTCTAAGGCAACAATTGTCAAACTTTATGGTCTCAGGACTTCACACTCTTGAAAATTATCGAGGAACCTAAAGAGCTCCTGTTTATGTGAGCTAATTCTATTAATATTTACTACGTTAGAAATTAAAagtgaagaatttaaaaaatattaactaaaacATAACAGTAACAAACTTATTACATGTTaacctttatgtttttattttttttttaaactgcccTGGcctggtttctcagtggttagagcatcagcctgtggacctaagggttgagggttcgattcccagtcaagggcatgtacttcagttacCGGTTCCCCGATGGgtctttctcacatcaaagtttgtctctctcctcttcctccctccctttctttcttttaaaaaaaatgtatttttattgatttcagagaggaaaggagagggagagagagacagaaacatcaatgatgagaatcattgatcagctgcctcctgcacgccccctactggggatcgcctcctgcacgcctcctactggagccggtgacccaggcatgtgcccttgaccggaatcaaacctgggacccttcagtccacaggccaaggctctatagaccaccgagccaaaccagctaaggcacctccctcccttttatctctctctccttcctcacttcctctctctaaaaatcaatgaaaaaaatatctgtgggtgaggattaaaaaaacaaaacaatttgcaaaacaaacaaaaaaaatttgtgagaagtctggcttaatagaagatagatagattcCCACATCTGCTTCTGAATCAATCTCTGCGGCACTCATGAGAATGAAAATGGCAAATAACATCTTAGTATTAATATTATAACGACAGTTTTTACCCTGAGCCTCCTCAAAGCCTATTACTACTAAAAACCCATGAGTGTCCCTGGACTACATGTTGAGAAATCTGTTCTCTAGGATATATACCTAGGAGAACTTCTGGGCAAGAGTATTTGTTCAACTTTACAAGGAAAAGTTCCAAGGTGGTTGTAGCAATTTATATTCTCACAGGCAGTGAATGCAAATTCTTATTGGTCTATTTCTTGTATTTGCCAATTTACTAATCTAGTGAGTGTGAAATGATACTTAATCTTTCTAGAcatatctatttttctttaacatgGCCAACATAAATATGTATCACTTCTTTTGACTTTATAGCAAAGCATTATCTCAGattaaaaattcttcaaaatataattttagtggCTGCCTAATATTCTATGTACCAGTTTGTTTTTAGCCATTCCTCTTTGTTACATTTTTTAggttgtttcctattttttcattaCAAAAGTCTGACATCTCACTAAACTTTAAGTTCTAAACATGGACTTATCTGTACCTATTTCATTCTACACTGTATCTTTAGCCTCTTAAACAGCTATGCTTTTGCATTAATActcaatatttactgaatgaagaAATATTCCAATTTTCCTGAATACATACACGTGTAAAATTAGCATAAAATCagcaatataatttttctttctactaTAAAATCTACAGAATTTAGCCTGTGGCATCCTGGCTGAATGGCTTCCTTTGATGTATATCGGTCTCAGCTAAGGCCTAACATTCCCACTTGTAATACCAAATAGCTACTTACTTTGGCTTTCTGGAAAAATAAACGAAAACACCCTCTTGGATCCACATTACAGTTTTTGGCCATTTCCATAATAAATTGCATTACAACAGCTTGATGTGCTATTTGTTCCATTAGAGCCCCTTTCTGaaaataaatagattaaaatgataagaaatacctctggaaatatattttaaaaggtttacAGTATATGGGAACAAGAGAGATGGGGGCACAGGGGAGGCACACTagaaaaagatttccaggtgccAACTGAAATAACTAAAAAGAATATTCCCACAGTAATTCAAGTAGATctgaaagcaaaaacaaaaagcgTAATTCTATTTAATGACcctcttattttaaagtaatattaaaaaacaaacaaacaagtacaTCAGAATTCCCCTAAGATTCCCAGAAATTAAAAGTTCACGATACCTGTTCAGCTTCTAAATGAAAACACCATAAAATAAGATATTTAGCAGTTTCTTCACATACAAGATATGGATGGTCAGATAAAAATCTCTGACTATCATCCCATCGACTCAACATACctgtaaaaaaagaattaaaccaTGAATATCAAATACTTTCTTCTTATAAGTGAAGcaatggtattttaaaatgattatctTTAAAGATGATTCATATTACCACAGCAATATGTTATATAAAAGAGCAAATGAGGGATAAAATTCTTTTAAAGCAATATGCAGTATATTGGAAATAGCTTCCAAAATTCAcagaaaggtgtttttttttgtttttgttccccccccccccccagataatTAGTCAGACTTAAGCTGAGTG contains:
- the CDC37L1 gene encoding hsp90 co-chaperone Cdc37-like 1 isoform X1, which produces MEQPWPPPGPWSLPRTEAEAEEESDLDVSPSSPRCPPLPGGGAQMYSRGIEMACQKQKEFVKSSVACKWNLAEAQQKLGSLALHNSESLDQEQAKAQTAVSELRQHEEEWRQKEEALVQRERMCLWNVDTISKDVFNKSFINQDKGKETEDEDKSESFMQKYEQKIRHFGMLSRWDDSQRFLSDHPYLVCEETAKYLILWCFHLEAEQKGALMEQIAHQAVVMQFIMEMAKNCNVDPRGCFRLFFQKAKAEEEGYFEAFKNELEAFKSRVRLYSQSPSFQPMTVQNHVLHSGVGSIGLLESLPQNPDYLQYSINTALCSLNSVVHKEDDESKMMDTV